CCACGTATGAAATTATGTATGGAGACATTACCAGCCGTCCCGAATATAAACCTCACATGATGCGTCTGCAGGTGACTGAGAACTATACAGTCAACAGCAAAGGTGAAAGCGTGCCTATCCACGAAGTGGCATGGGGGGATGAAAATGATGAGCCGACTCATCTGTATCTCCAGTTCACATCCAGTCATGGCGGAGCTTACGTCGGTTCACCCGGAAATTCATTGTGGATTGATAATGTAAAACTGGTATATTAATTAAGGTAGCGGAAAAAATAAGGGATAACCAATGATATAGATTATCATTGGTTATTTTTTTGCTTTTATTTTTCTTTCAAAAATGTTGGCTATACCCTTTGTAGGCTATCCAACACTTTTATCATCCCATATAAATATCACGAAGAAATGTTTTTTTACGAGTTTTTTTGTGTGTATTACAATAAATATCTATATTTGCACTAAATTTAAAGAAAAAGGGTAGAGATTTATATCTCTTTGTTTAAGATTTAGAGCCTGTAGAGTTGTGGTTATAGCGTAACACAAACTGCATTATATTATTTACTAAAATAAATTGAGATGAAAAAGGGTTTATTGTTTATTTTAATGGTAGGGGCTTCTGTGTGCCTGTCTGCTCAGGAAAAAGGAAAAACAGAAGGTAAAGCCTACACTGTAGAGACTAATCGTTTTGGGGCCAATTGGTTCATTAGTGGTGGCGTTGGTGGTCAAATGTACTTTGGCGACAACGACGGTAAAGCGGATTTCGGAAAACGCATTGCTCCGGCACTTGATATTGCCGTAGGTAAATGGTTTACTCCGGGTATCGGATTGCGTGTTGCATACAACGGTCTTCAAGCTAAGGGAGCTGCTCCTAGTGCTAATGACTTGTATACAAAAGGTGGCAAGTATTCTAACGGTTACTACAAGCAGAAATGGAACATGGCTAACTTCCATGGTGATGTTCTCTTCAACCTTTCTAACATGTTCTGCGGTTACAACGAGGATCGTCTTTATTCATTCATTCCTTATGTAGGTGCAGGTGTGGCTCTTTCTTGGTCAGAACCTCATCAACAAAACTTAGGTATCAATGCCGGTTTGATCAACCGCTTCCGTGTATCGGATGCTTGGGATATCAACCTTGAATTGCGTGGCCTTTTGATGAAGGATGCATTCGGCGGAACTTCTAAAGAAGGTATGGCCGGTGTAACTGTAGGTGTAACTTACAAGTTCAAAAAACGCGGATTCAACGCTGTTCCTACTGTACCGATGGTACCGGAAAGCCAGTTGGACGACATGAGAAACAGACTGAACTCTCTGAAGGGTGAAAACGAATCTCTGAAACGTGACTTGGTTGAAGCACGCAACAAGAAGCCGGAAGTAATCGTTAAGAAAGAAGGCGGATTCGTTCCACGTCTGGTTGTTGTATTCAACATTGGTAAGAGCAACATCAGCAAGAGAGAGTACATGAACATCGAAGCAATGGCTAAGGGTATCAAAGCTAATCCGGAAAAGACATTTACTGTTACAGGATATGCTGACAAGGGTACTGGTTCTGCTGAGTACAACATGAAGTTAAGTAAGAAGAGAGCTGAAGCTGTACGTGACCTGATGGTGAATGAATTCGGTGTACCTGCTTCTCAACTGAAGGTTGATTACAAGGGTGGTGTAGGCAATATGTTCTACGATGACGCTAAGTTGAGCCGTGTTGCTATCGTGGAAGAATAATCCACAGTTGAAATAATAGAATAAAAGAGACGTTTCCTTTCGCGGGAAGCGTCTTTTTTGTATTTTTGTACCCCATATGAGCAGAATAGTAGCTATAGATTATGGAAGGAAGCGCACAGGGATAGCTGTGAGCGATACGTTGCAACTGATTGCAAACGGGTTGACAACTGTACCCACGCATGAACTTCTGAACTTTATCGGTGGGTATGTGGCAAAAGAACCGGTAGAGCGGATTATTATAGGATTGCCCAAGCAGATGAATAATGAAGCTTCGGAAAATATGAAGAACATCGAACCCTTTGTTCGTTCATTAAAGAAACGTTTCCCGGAACTTCCTGTAGAATATGTGGACGAACGTTTCACATCTGTTCTCGCACACCGTACGATGCTGGAAGCCGGACTGAAAAAGAAAGACCGGCAAAACAAAGCATTGGTGGATGAGATAAGTGCCACTATTATTCTGCAAACATATTTGGAGAGTAAACGTTTTTAATAATAAGACAGAGAATAATTTAATTTTTTAGTAGAGTATAAAGTATGATTTTACCAATTTATGTATATGGCCAGCCTGTTTTGAGAAAGGTGGCAGAGGACATAACCCCGGAGTATCCGAACCTGAAAGAGCTGATCGCGAATATGTTTGAAACAATGGTGCACGCCGATGGCGTGGGACTGGCTGCTCCACAGATCGGCTTGCCTATCCGTGTCGTTACGATTACATTAGACCCGCTTTCGGAAGACTATCCGGAATTTAAGGATTTTAATAAAGCTTATATCAATCCTCATATCATCGAAGTGGGTGGGGAGGAAGTCAGTATGGAAGAAGGCTGTCTGAGTCTGCCCGGCATTCATGAGTCTGTGAAAAGAGGAAATAAGATCCGTGTGAAATACATGGACGAGAACTTTGTAGAGCATGATGAAGTGGTGGAAGGCTATCTGGCAAGGGTGATGCAGCATGAGTTCGACCATCTGGACGGAAAGATGTTTATCGACCACCTTTCGCCATTACGCAAACAAATGATAAGAGGAAAATTAAATACGATGCTGAAAGGAAAAGCGCGTAGTTCATATAAGATGAAACAGGTGAAATAAAGATAAAAAACGTTTATATCCCTGTTAAGTAAGCGAAAAGCATTATTTTTGTTTCGTTTACAAGCATAAAATATCAATGATTAAAAGAATACTAACAGTTTTATTGCTGTTCCCCACACTGGTTTGTGCTCAGATTAATACGGAGCGGGTGATGACTATTGCCCGCAATGCGCTGTATTTTGAGGACTACGTGCTTTCTATTCAGTATTTCAACCAGGTAATTAATGCGAAGCCATATTTGTATGAGCCTTATTTTTTCAGGGCGCTGGCAAAGGTGAATCTGGAGGATTATCAAGGAGCGGAAGCGGATTGTGACGAGGCTATCAAACGGAATCCGTTTGTAGTAGGTGCATATCAGGTTCGTGGACTGGCACGGA
This sequence is a window from Bacteroides thetaiotaomicron VPI-5482. Protein-coding genes within it:
- the ruvX gene encoding Holliday junction resolvase RuvX, coding for MSRIVAIDYGRKRTGIAVSDTLQLIANGLTTVPTHELLNFIGGYVAKEPVERIIIGLPKQMNNEASENMKNIEPFVRSLKKRFPELPVEYVDERFTSVLAHRTMLEAGLKKKDRQNKALVDEISATIILQTYLESKRF
- the def gene encoding peptide deformylase is translated as MILPIYVYGQPVLRKVAEDITPEYPNLKELIANMFETMVHADGVGLAAPQIGLPIRVVTITLDPLSEDYPEFKDFNKAYINPHIIEVGGEEVSMEEGCLSLPGIHESVKRGNKIRVKYMDENFVEHDEVVEGYLARVMQHEFDHLDGKMFIDHLSPLRKQMIRGKLNTMLKGKARSSYKMKQVK
- a CDS encoding OmpA family protein encodes the protein MKKGLLFILMVGASVCLSAQEKGKTEGKAYTVETNRFGANWFISGGVGGQMYFGDNDGKADFGKRIAPALDIAVGKWFTPGIGLRVAYNGLQAKGAAPSANDLYTKGGKYSNGYYKQKWNMANFHGDVLFNLSNMFCGYNEDRLYSFIPYVGAGVALSWSEPHQQNLGINAGLINRFRVSDAWDINLELRGLLMKDAFGGTSKEGMAGVTVGVTYKFKKRGFNAVPTVPMVPESQLDDMRNRLNSLKGENESLKRDLVEARNKKPEVIVKKEGGFVPRLVVVFNIGKSNISKREYMNIEAMAKGIKANPEKTFTVTGYADKGTGSAEYNMKLSKKRAEAVRDLMVNEFGVPASQLKVDYKGGVGNMFYDDAKLSRVAIVEE